ATTGTAATCATTTAACATTCTGCGACTTAAACGCTCTAGTAAGGCCGTTTTTCCTGAACCTACTGGACCAGCAACGCCGATTTTTATATATTTTCTTGGTTCCATTTTTTAATAAATCATGACATGTAAAGTCTTGAATATAGACGTTCATGTTGCATGCATCGAATATCAAAAGCGATATTGCACAAGCCAACAAGTTCTCTATTTATGAATGCAGTTTCTTTCGTTAATTGTGTGATGACAGGTTGCAATTGAAATAAAATATCCTGTCCATCAAGTTGCCCCAAAGGGACTAACTTTACTGAATTGGTAATCATTCCAATAGCAGCATTATAATAAAAAGCGAACAAAGTTTCCTGAATTGGTATGCCTAAAAGTTGTCCATACATCCCAAAGGCAATGCAATAATGTATAGTTGCCACATTGTCAAGAATAGCTTTTTCATATTCCTTGACTATTTTAAATTCAACTTGTCGCCGAAAAATCTTAATTAATCGTAAACCCAGTTTCTGA
This is a stretch of genomic DNA from Candidatus Pedobacter colombiensis. It encodes these proteins:
- a CDS encoding urease accessory protein UreF, coding for METNYLGSLLHLADPTLPIGGYSHSNGLESYIQNGKVNSIASAKLFVENMLTYNLKYNDASFVKLAYEATEADDIQEIIKLDQECTALKSPREIRQASQKLGLRLIKIFRRQVEFKIVKEYEKAILDNVATIHYCIAFGMYGQLLGIPIQETLFAFYYNAAIGMITNSVKLVPLGQLDGQDILFQLQPVITQLTKETAFINRELVGLCNIAFDIRCMQHERLYSRLYMS